TTGTACATACCATCTTTTTCATACAGAGTAATAGCATCATCTAGATCCTTTGCATCCTCTCCGTCGATCGTGACTGTCTGAAGGTGCCTGAGATCTGTTCTGCCCGCCATCTCCGATGTGCTGACCGAATCAGGTATCTGAGCAAGGCTGTCCATGACTTCATCAGGGAAATCAACCGGTATATCTAAGGCTCTGACAACAGACAGAACATCGCTCTCAGGATCGTTGATATGTCCAAGTATCTCTATGATCTTGCCTTCTGGTGACTTGACCTTGTCCCCATAACTTATGATCTCCGCCACGACCTTATGACCCGCCATAGCGCCCATGGAATTAGCCTTCGATATAAATATATCACCATCGATCTTGAGATTGTCCGGTATGACAAATCCAAAGTTCTTATTCTTCTGATATACTCCGACAACCTTTTTCAAACCTCTCTCAAGTACCTTTATGACCGTAGCTTCCTGCTTCATGCCCTTAGGTCTGTCCTCGGCACGTATAAGGACCGTATCACCGTGAAACGCTCCCATTGTATTCTTTTCAGGCACAAAGAAATCCTCCTTCATCCCCTCAACACGGACAAAACCAAATCCTCTCTGATTTCCTATAAATGTTCCCTTGTAGGTACCCTCGCCAACTTTCTGATAACGTCCCTTTGCAGATCTGATTATAAGACCTTCATCGGTCAGATCGTTCAATATATCCAGAAATGTCTGTCGTTCATCTCCGGGAACCTGAAGGAATGTACACATCTCCTTAAACTTCATCGGTGGATAGTCATCATCACAGATGAACTCATACACTGTCTGTTTTCTTTTATTATAAAGATCTATATCTTGATTATCCATATATGTCCTTTCTCTGATATATCACTATTTTATAACTCATTGTAACAAATATAATAAAAAAATGCTTAATAACAAAAAATGCTTACATATATCGTTTAATATATGTAAGCATCAGAATTCATATTAGTTAAAAAGCTTTGAATCAAGCAGTAATGCAAGTACGAAGAACAACACTGTAAGCACTGCTGTTATCTTCTTAAGTATCTCCTGCTTGGAACTTCCCTTATTCTTGCCCCAGTAGGAATTGTCAAATCCACCGCCTGCTCCTGATATTGAGCTTGTAAGGCTGGCATCTTTTCCTTCCTGTGAAAGAACCACGATCGCTAATACTATACATATTATAACATAAACTACAAGTAATATCGTCTTTAACATCTTAACACCTCCGTTTCCGAAAAATGGTGCGTGCATATTCCGAACACCAACTCAAAACATAATATCATATCGTTTTGATTTATTCAATACGCTTTTTATTTTTCTTTACAAGATTTGATAAGAGCTGATAAAACTATCATGATAATTCCTATCACAAGTCTTAATGTCAGCACACTTCACAGTACAGTATCGTTATATCATGAATCTGCTGTCTATATCAAAGCCATGGTTTAACGGGCCGCTTCCTCTTCCTAGATCAAGCATCGCAGCCAGGGCTCCTGAGATGTACGCTTTTGCTCTCTGCACAGAAGTTTCTATATCATATCCCTTTGCAAGGTTGGAGGCTATTGCACTTGAGAGTGTACACCCCGTTCCATGGGTATTCGGATTTTCTATTCTCTCACCTGAAAACCATGATACATTCTCTCCATCAAACAGCATATCATTCGCATCGTTTATGCTATGTCCGCCCTTCACAAGAACTGAGCAGCCATATTTTTCATATATTTTCCTTGCTGCACTTTCCATATCTTCCTTAGACCGGATACTCATACCTGTGAGGGCCTCTGTCTCTGGAATATTTGGGGTGATCAGCTTTGCAAGTGGGAACAGCCTTCCTGTCAAAACGTCCACAGCATCATCGCTTATGAGTTTAGCACCGCTTGTCGCAACCATCACAGGATCAAGCACCACATTCTCCGCCCTGTAAAATTCAAGCTTGTCTGCGATCACATTTATAAGTTCTGGCACAGACACCATACCTATCTTGACCGCCTGTGGTCTTATATCTGTAAATACTGCATCTATCTGATCTGCAAGTATGTCAGGTGTCACATTCATGATGGATGTCACACCTGTGGTATTCTGCGCCGTCAAGGCAGTTACTGCGCTCATGCCAAACACTCCATTTGCCTGCATGGTCTTAAGATCTGCCTGTATTCCCGCACCTCCCGATGAATCACTGCCCGCGATGGTAAGAACCGGTGCAAGCTGGCTTCTGTCAGGCAGCAGCTCATCTATAAGCTCGGCAAATCCCAAATAGTAATAATTGCAGTGAACCTTAAGTTCTGCTTGCATGTCACGGCTTGACTCGTCATAGAGTCCTACAACTGTAAATCCCGCATTCTGAGCTGTCTCGGCCGCATGATAGGCATCCTCGAACACAAATGACTCGCCGACTTTCGTCCCCATAAATTCGGCCGCAAGCTCATATATCTTTGGAGAGGCAGCCTTTCCAACGCCAACTTCCGAACACGTAAATATCTTGTCTACATATTCCATAAGTCCATTTCTTGAAAGAGCAGCCTCCACATGGCATCTGTCGGTCGAAGTTGCAACGGTTACAGGTATATTGTGACTCTTCAACAGCCTGAGGAACTTAAGGACTCCATTCTTAGGCACAACCTTATTTGCATAGAAATCTCTCACAGTCTCATTTATGCCATCTATGATCTCATCCGCCGTGAGTTTTAACCCATAATGATCACGTATATATTCAGCGCCCTTTTGCATAGTCATTGTAAACAAGACTTTTTCAAGATCAGGCTCAGCCTCTATCCCCTGTCCTGCAAGGTACATCTCGCCCGCATGGTCCCACATCGGCATAGAGTCCAGCAGAACTCCATCCATGTCAAATATCGCACCTTTTATATCGCTGATAACTATCTTTTTCATGTGCACCTCTATCTATCTCTAATTTCAACATCTACTGTTCAAGCATCTTCTCCACAGAAGCCTTGAGGTCTTCCGTAGCTTTCTTTATGTCGTTCTGTCCAAATATGGCGCTTATCACTGCCACGCCGCATATTCCAGAGCCAGCAAGTTCAGACACGTTATCCTTTGTTATTCCGCCTATGGCGATAACCGGTATGGAGACAGCCTCACATATCGCTTTCAGTGTCTCATGGCTCACATCATCCGCATCATCCTTTGAGCCTGTCGCAAATACTGCGCCAACTCCGAGATAGTCTGCACCGTGTTTTTCGGCTATTATCGCCTGTTCAACAGTCTGAGCGGACACGCCAAGTATCTTGTCCGGGCCAAGCACCTTTCTGACATCCATCGCCTCCATGTCGCTCTGGCCCACATGCACACCGTCAGCATCTATATCTTTCGCTATGCTCACCTCATCATTTATGACAAACGGAACTCCGTACTTCTTGCAGAGCTTCTGTATCTCCAGCGCCTCAGCAAGAAAATCTTCTCTGTCAAGCTTCTTTTCCCTGAGCTGAACAAATGTTGCCCCACCGTCGAGTGCTTTCTTTACCTGATCGTATAATGTCTCGTCTCCGAGCCAGTGTCTGTCTGTGACCGCGTAAAGCATAAGCTCTTTTTTACTGCAATTTATCATGATATACATCCTTCTTCCATATTGTATATTCTATATATTATATTCAAATTTTAGCCCTGATAAATATATACTTCCTTATCATTTATCTGATTTCATATCTGGCGCCTTTTTCAAGAGTATCACCATCCATATTGTATACAGCATCAATTATCCTGTTTCTGTATGTAGAGTTGCCCTCAAATGTCTGGAGATGAGAATAACCTATCTCGCCTGCAAGTCCCATAACCATGACAGCCGCGGCAGCAGCCTCAAGTTTGTTATCCGGATTTGCCGCAACGTATGCAGTCATCATTCCGGAGAGCTGACAGCCTGTTCCCGTGATCTTTCCCATCTCAGGTCGGCCATTTCTTATGATATAACACTTCTCGCTGTCTGCGACAAGGTCTATCGCACCTGTCACCGCTATGATTGATCCTGTCTCTGCAGATAATTTTTTGACAAATGTTACTGCTCCGTCAAGTGTATCCTCAGTAACCGCATCTGCCACATCCGCATCAACTCCCTTTGTGCTTCCTGAGCCGTATGCAAGAGTCTTTATCTCTGAGATATTTCCTCTTATGACATCAAATTTAACATCTCGCATAAGTCCGACAGCTGTATCTGTTCTGAGCTTGCTTGCTCCCGCTCCAACAGGATCAAGAAGCACCACATGTCCAAGTTCATTTGCCCTCTTTCCGGCAAGATACATAGATGGTATCGTATTCTTATTGAGTGTACCGATATTGATATTCAGTCCACCGCATATGCTTGTTATATCGGGTGCGTCATCCTCATCGTCCGACATGATCGGACTGCCGCCACAGGCAAGGATAACATTTGCCACATCGTTTACAGTTACATAGTTTGTTATATTGTGCACCAACGGCACATTTTTTCTTACATTTTCAAGACATTCTTTTATCATGATCTTTTATCTCCTTTGTAAATATTATATTCCTAAAAAATTAAACAGCAGCTATGCCATAAGGCACAGCCGCTGTTCCTATGCTGTATATATTCCTACGCTGGCATTATCCACATCAGGTTCTAGGTCAAGATGTCTACACCTACTCCTGAACAGGTGGAACATCTGATGTACAATGCATACACTTTGTTGCTTTAATATCTATCTCTCCCATACAGTAAGGGCACTTTCTTGTGAGAGGCGCTGTTTCCTCTTTCTTCTTGCCAAGATCCATGATAGCATTGATTCCCTTCATGATGACAAATATAACAAATGCCATGATTATAAAGTTGATCACAGCTGAAATAAACGCTCCGTACTCGATATACTGTCCAGTGTGGAATATCTGAAAATGTCCACCGATCTCTGCTCCGCCTATGCTGTTGATTATTGGTGTGATGAAACAGTCTGTAAAAGCTGTAACCAATGACTGGAACGCTCCACCAATGATAACACCGATAGCCAGACTCATCACATTACCCTTAAGGGCAAACTCCTTAAACTCTTCCAAAAACTTCTTCATATGTGTCCTCTCAACTGAATACAGCACCGATCATAACAATCTTATATTATAATTCGGTGCCGTATCTTTTATTTATTGTTCTGAACTACTTTCTTACAATAAGTGACTTGCCTGTCATCTCTTCAGGCTGAGGAAGTCCCATAACCTCAAGAAGTGTAGGTGCGATATCTGCAAGGCATCCGCCCTCGCGAAGCTCTACGTCCTCACCATAGTTGTAAAGGATAAATGGTACAGGATTGGTTGTATGAGCTGTGTGTGGAGCACCTGTCTCGTAGTTGATCATCTGCTCTGCGTTACCGTGATCAGCACAGATGAAGAGAACTCCATCAACCTTATCAATCGCCTCTACTGCAGCGCCAACGCACTTATCAACTGTCTCTACAGCCTGGATTGCTGCAGGGATAACTCCTGTATGACCAACCATGTCAGGGTTTGCAAAGTTGATGATGATCACATCATACTCTCCGCCAAGGATGGCAGCATTGAGCTTCTCGCTTACCTCTGGAGCACTCATCTCAGGCTGGAGATCATATGTTGCTACAGCAGGTGACTTTACAAGGATTCTGTCCTCATTCTTGTTAGGCTCCTCAACACCGCCGTTAAAGAAGAAGGTTACATGAGCATACTTCTCTGTCTCAGCAAGTCTGAGCTGCTTAAGTCCCTTAGCTGCAAGATACTCGCCAAATGTGTTGTCGATCTCTTCTTTCTTGAATGCAACAAGCTTGTTAGGTATTGACTCGTCATAGTCCTTGAAGCATACATATGTGAGTGGCATACGACCATTTGCTCTCTCAAATCCATCGAAATCGTCACAGCAGAATGCTCTGGTAATCTCACGTGCTCTGTCTGGTCTGAAGTTGAAGAATATAACTGAATCATTTGGCTTAACAAGTGATACAGGCTTACCGTTCTCTGTGATGACTGTTGGAAGAACGAACTCATCATATACTTCCTTGTCATATGACTCCTGCATAGCTGCTACAGCATCCTCTGCCT
This sequence is a window from Coprococcus eutactus. Protein-coding genes within it:
- the thiD gene encoding bifunctional hydroxymethylpyrimidine kinase/phosphomethylpyrimidine kinase, producing MPDRSQLAPVLTIAGSDSSGGAGIQADLKTMQANGVFGMSAVTALTAQNTTGVTSIMNVTPDILADQIDAVFTDIRPQAVKIGMVSVPELINVIADKLEFYRAENVVLDPVMVATSGAKLISDDAVDVLTGRLFPLAKLITPNIPETEALTGMSIRSKEDMESAARKIYEKYGCSVLVKGGHSINDANDMLFDGENVSWFSGERIENPNTHGTGCTLSSAIASNLAKGYDIETSVQRAKAYISGALAAMLDLGRGSGPLNHGFDIDSRFMI
- the thiM gene encoding hydroxyethylthiazole kinase — translated: MIKECLENVRKNVPLVHNITNYVTVNDVANVILACGGSPIMSDDEDDAPDITSICGGLNINIGTLNKNTIPSMYLAGKRANELGHVVLLDPVGAGASKLRTDTAVGLMRDVKFDVIRGNISEIKTLAYGSGSTKGVDADVADAVTEDTLDGAVTFVKKLSAETGSIIAVTGAIDLVADSEKCYIIRNGRPEMGKITGTGCQLSGMMTAYVAANPDNKLEAAAAAVMVMGLAGEIGYSHLQTFEGNSTYRNRIIDAVYNMDGDTLEKGARYEIR
- the secG gene encoding preprotein translocase subunit SecG, which encodes MLKTILLVVYVIICIVLAIVVLSQEGKDASLTSSISGAGGGFDNSYWGKNKGSSKQEILKKITAVLTVLFFVLALLLDSKLFN
- the thiE gene encoding thiamine phosphate synthase; the encoded protein is MYIMINCSKKELMLYAVTDRHWLGDETLYDQVKKALDGGATFVQLREKKLDREDFLAEALEIQKLCKKYGVPFVINDEVSIAKDIDADGVHVGQSDMEAMDVRKVLGPDKILGVSAQTVEQAIIAEKHGADYLGVGAVFATGSKDDADDVSHETLKAICEAVSIPVIAIGGITKDNVSELAGSGICGVAVISAIFGQNDIKKATEDLKASVEKMLEQ
- the gpmI gene encoding 2,3-bisphosphoglycerate-independent phosphoglycerate mutase, producing MSKKPVVLMVLDGYGLSDKTEGNAVALAKTPVMDKLMATAPFVQGAASGLPVGLPDGQMGNSEVGHMNIGAGRIIYQELTRITKAIADGDFFENEEMLAAIENCKKNNSDLHLWGLLSDGGVHSHNTHLYAILELCKKQNFENVYVHPFFDGRDTPPASGKGYLEELIAKMKEIGVGKVASMSGRYYAMDRDNRWDRVELAYKSLVTGEGVQAEDAVAAMQESYDKEVYDEFVLPTVITENGKPVSLVKPNDSVIFFNFRPDRAREITRAFCCDDFDGFERANGRMPLTYVCFKDYDESIPNKLVAFKKEEIDNTFGEYLAAKGLKQLRLAETEKYAHVTFFFNGGVEEPNKNEDRILVKSPAVATYDLQPEMSAPEVSEKLNAAILGGEYDVIIINFANPDMVGHTGVIPAAIQAVETVDKCVGAAVEAIDKVDGVLFICADHGNAEQMINYETGAPHTAHTTNPVPFILYNYGEDVELREGGCLADIAPTLLEVMGLPQPEEMTGKSLIVRK
- the mscL gene encoding large conductance mechanosensitive channel protein MscL; the encoded protein is MKKFLEEFKEFALKGNVMSLAIGVIIGGAFQSLVTAFTDCFITPIINSIGGAEIGGHFQIFHTGQYIEYGAFISAVINFIIMAFVIFVIMKGINAIMDLGKKKEETAPLTRKCPYCMGEIDIKATKCMHCTSDVPPVQE